A genomic region of Prosthecobacter sp. contains the following coding sequences:
- a CDS encoding CsbD family protein, translating into MTKLVFKGSWNEIKGKMKQKYAKLTDDDFLFTESKDDELLGRLQRKTEETKQKLRDYIASL; encoded by the coding sequence ATGACAAAACTCGTATTCAAAGGCTCCTGGAATGAGATCAAAGGCAAGATGAAGCAGAAGTATGCCAAGCTCACCGATGACGACTTCCTCTTCACCGAAAGCAAGGACGACGAGCTGCTCGGCCGACTCCAAAGAAAAACCGAAGAAACCAAACAAAAGCTGCGGGACTACATCGCCAGTCTGTAA
- the rplI gene encoding 50S ribosomal protein L9: MPNTQVILKEKIKGLGAEADVVSVKRGFARNFLLPQGKAYEATKGNLRYTERLKAVRAEREAKEVAEAEKLAAKLKKLKLKLSLSTGQGGKAFGSITTIDIAKAITEETKLEIDRHMIVLEKPIKNTGNFEIVVKLGHEVTATIKLAVSAAGEAAPAEEEAAAE; the protein is encoded by the coding sequence ATGCCAAACACCCAAGTCATTCTCAAAGAAAAAATCAAAGGTCTCGGAGCCGAGGCTGATGTCGTCAGCGTGAAACGCGGCTTTGCCCGCAATTTTCTGCTCCCCCAAGGCAAGGCCTACGAAGCCACCAAAGGCAACCTTCGCTACACCGAGCGTCTCAAGGCCGTGCGTGCCGAGCGTGAGGCCAAGGAAGTCGCTGAAGCCGAAAAGCTGGCCGCAAAGCTCAAGAAGCTGAAGCTGAAGCTTTCCCTTTCCACCGGTCAGGGCGGCAAGGCCTTCGGTTCCATCACCACTATCGACATCGCCAAGGCCATCACCGAGGAGACGAAGCTGGAGATCGACCGTCATATGATCGTGCTGGAAAAGCCGATCAAGAACACCGGCAACTTCGAGATCGTCGTCAAGCTCGGCCACGAAGTCACCGCCACCATCAAGCTGGCCGTCTCTGCCGCTGGCGAAGCCGCTCCGGCCGAGGAAGAAGCCGCCGCCGAGTAA
- a CDS encoding type II CAAX endopeptidase family protein → MDAPPDELPALSLPPPLPPAKPPGPRLGKALLVSFLFYVVVFAVTIPIAIYCAVSKQKPDSILIMFTSQAVGWPVALWLGLVFIKRPWSGSYTIRGFPSRILPGLIIGCFGLTIVLLHFASLIPMPDAFKQAFLGLTQGNAAIFFVSITLIAPVAEELFFRGWMLRGFFANYSAAKSIWLTAVIFALFHLNPWQAVVALPLGLLFGWLVLRTGSLAPGIIGHFTVNFSTNYLIIPFAMLLGHGAEEMQQEDHMPGDLLAAGAVLSVVGLGWMWRELKKVPAVGLEAGTSLGV, encoded by the coding sequence ATGGACGCTCCTCCCGACGAACTCCCAGCCCTGTCATTGCCGCCGCCACTGCCTCCGGCCAAACCGCCCGGTCCCCGTCTTGGCAAGGCCTTGCTGGTGAGCTTCCTTTTCTATGTCGTGGTATTTGCCGTGACCATCCCCATCGCCATCTACTGCGCGGTGAGCAAGCAGAAGCCTGATTCCATCCTCATCATGTTCACCAGCCAGGCGGTGGGGTGGCCGGTAGCGCTCTGGCTGGGACTAGTGTTCATCAAGCGGCCCTGGAGCGGCTCCTACACCATCCGGGGTTTCCCATCACGCATCCTGCCCGGCCTCATCATCGGCTGCTTCGGCCTGACCATCGTGCTCCTCCACTTTGCCAGCCTCATCCCGATGCCGGACGCTTTCAAACAGGCGTTCCTGGGCCTGACACAAGGTAATGCCGCGATCTTCTTCGTCTCCATCACGCTGATCGCACCCGTCGCGGAGGAATTGTTTTTTCGCGGCTGGATGCTGCGCGGCTTCTTCGCCAACTACTCCGCGGCAAAATCCATCTGGCTCACGGCGGTCATCTTCGCCCTCTTCCATCTCAATCCCTGGCAGGCGGTGGTGGCCCTGCCGCTCGGCCTGCTTTTTGGCTGGTTGGTGCTGCGCACCGGCTCGCTCGCGCCCGGCATCATCGGTCATTTCACGGTCAATTTCTCCACCAACTACCTCATCATTCCCTTCGCCATGCTGCTCGGTCATGGCGCGGAAGAGATGCAGCAGGAAGACCACATGCCCGGCGACCTCCTTGCTGCCGGTGCCGTGCTCAGCGTCGTGGGCCTGGGCTGGATGTGGCGGGAATTGAAAAAAGTCCCCGCAGTGGGACTTGAGGCCGGCACCTCGCTCGGAGTGTGA
- a CDS encoding Gfo/Idh/MocA family oxidoreductase has protein sequence MKKYNVGIIGYGWAASAHIEAINKTKQGQVTAIYSSRKLDDAELSAKHGTPIKSYQNLDEMLANPDIHVVDISSYPSQHRAQAVAAANAKKHIILEKPMANSLQEVREIAAAAKANGVKGCVCFECRWSNQFQVTKALIDEGLLGALHYGEVDYYHGIGPWYGQFRWNTGKKDGGSALLTAGCHALDALLMVMGNEVDSVTSFSTKSKSDIFKPYEYDTTSVTLIHFKNGSIGKAAAVVDCLQPYYFHTHLCGSQGSLLDDKFHSMKLHTDKHAWSKLSMKMLDSGDVSDHPYESQFQAFFDALDEGKDMPLTSFPEALKSFEVIFASDRSAELGGKPVKISDLD, from the coding sequence ATGAAGAAATACAACGTCGGAATCATCGGATACGGCTGGGCCGCCAGCGCTCACATCGAAGCCATCAACAAAACCAAGCAGGGCCAGGTCACCGCGATCTATTCCTCCCGCAAACTGGACGACGCGGAGCTCAGCGCCAAGCACGGCACGCCGATCAAGAGCTATCAAAATCTCGACGAGATGCTCGCCAATCCCGACATCCATGTGGTGGACATCTCCAGCTACCCCAGCCAGCACCGCGCCCAAGCCGTGGCCGCCGCGAATGCGAAGAAGCACATCATCCTCGAAAAGCCGATGGCCAACTCCTTGCAGGAAGTGCGCGAGATCGCCGCGGCAGCGAAAGCGAACGGCGTGAAGGGCTGCGTCTGCTTCGAGTGCCGCTGGTCGAACCAGTTCCAGGTCACCAAGGCGCTCATTGATGAAGGCCTGCTCGGTGCCCTGCATTATGGTGAGGTCGATTACTACCACGGCATCGGCCCTTGGTACGGCCAGTTCCGCTGGAACACCGGCAAGAAAGACGGCGGCAGTGCCCTCCTCACAGCCGGCTGTCATGCGCTCGATGCCCTGCTCATGGTCATGGGCAATGAAGTGGACAGCGTCACCAGCTTCTCCACCAAATCCAAGAGCGACATCTTCAAGCCCTACGAGTACGACACCACCAGCGTCACCCTCATCCACTTCAAAAACGGCAGCATCGGCAAAGCCGCCGCCGTGGTGGACTGCCTGCAGCCCTACTACTTCCACACCCACCTCTGCGGCAGCCAGGGCAGCCTGCTGGACGACAAGTTCCACTCCATGAAGCTCCACACCGACAAGCACGCCTGGAGCAAGCTCTCCATGAAGATGCTCGACTCCGGCGACGTGAGCGACCACCCCTACGAATCCCAGTTCCAGGCCTTCTTCGACGCCCTCGATGAAGGCAAGGACATGCCCCTCACCAGTTTCCCCGAAGCTCTGAAGAGCTTCGAAGTCATCTTCGCCTCCGACCGCAGCGCCGAGCTCGGCGGCAAGCCGGTCAAGATCAGCGATCTCGACTAG
- a CDS encoding TlpA disulfide reductase family protein, whose product MPPRSQPWLCWMAIVAFLGAAALRAADDQGRALLGTTAPEWQVQDWLHSPPLKLADLRGKVILVRWWTSPGCPFCAATAPALNDFHQRYRERGLVVLGFYHHKSPAPLQPGHVAAQAKQLGLVFPIATDPGWQTLKQWWLQPAERDFTSVSFLLDKQGRIHHIHPGGEYPLGSKDHQTLQAQIESLLSKP is encoded by the coding sequence ATGCCACCTCGCTCACAACCCTGGCTCTGCTGGATGGCCATCGTCGCCTTCCTCGGCGCGGCGGCGTTGCGGGCGGCCGATGATCAAGGGCGCGCGCTGCTCGGCACCACGGCTCCGGAATGGCAGGTGCAGGACTGGCTCCACTCCCCGCCGCTCAAGCTCGCCGATCTCCGTGGCAAGGTCATCCTCGTCCGCTGGTGGACCTCCCCCGGCTGTCCCTTCTGCGCCGCCACCGCGCCCGCCCTCAATGACTTTCACCAGCGCTATCGGGAGCGCGGCCTCGTCGTCCTCGGCTTCTACCATCACAAAAGCCCCGCGCCCTTGCAGCCCGGCCATGTCGCGGCGCAGGCCAAACAGCTCGGCTTGGTGTTCCCCATCGCCACTGATCCCGGCTGGCAGACCCTCAAACAATGGTGGCTCCAACCCGCCGAGCGCGACTTCACCAGCGTCTCCTTCCTCCTCGATAAGCAAGGTCGCATCCACCACATCCATCCCGGCGGCGAATACCCCCTCGGCAGCAAGGACCACCAGACCCTGCAAGCCCAGATCGAGTCCCTGCTCAGCAAGCCGTAA
- a CDS encoding PQQ-binding-like beta-propeller repeat protein translates to MSTRLSFLLLSSLFVHLISNAADWPRFRGPNGSGIAPDDKPVPVEWSATKNLKWQTALPGPGSSSPIVVGDRVFVTCWSGYADSGERSGGDITALKRHLICVDRTAGKILWDRTVPAKQPEEQYGGMFAQNGYASHTPVSDGKSVFAFFGKSGVHAFDLDGKPLWQAEVGDWDDRRGWGTASSPVIHGDVLIVPAVIESQAMFGFDKNTGKQLWKAPSEGFASTWGSPVVAGTDLVIAVPGEVWGFNPESGKLRWYAQGLQSDSVCNSVVTDGTTVFAMGERGGGSVAIKAGGKGDVSATHTLWTGSNGSRIATPVLWEGRLYWISSSLAVCRDAKTGAEIYNERIESTGGGNTASTNRPDGNQGGFGGGGGRRGGGGDYSSPVAANGHLYQVTRRGEVLVLKLGPTFQLVARNRIEGDTSDHSSTPALSNGQIFLRSSRTLYCIGE, encoded by the coding sequence ATGAGCACGCGCCTGTCGTTTCTTCTGCTGTCATCCCTCTTTGTCCATCTCATCAGCAACGCCGCCGACTGGCCGCGCTTTCGTGGCCCCAATGGCAGCGGCATCGCCCCCGATGACAAACCGGTGCCGGTGGAGTGGAGCGCGACGAAGAATCTCAAATGGCAGACGGCATTGCCCGGCCCCGGCTCCTCCAGTCCCATCGTTGTGGGTGATCGCGTGTTCGTCACCTGCTGGAGCGGTTATGCGGACAGTGGTGAACGCTCCGGCGGCGACATCACCGCCTTGAAGCGTCACTTGATCTGCGTGGATCGCACCGCCGGCAAAATCCTCTGGGATCGCACCGTGCCCGCGAAGCAGCCGGAGGAGCAATACGGCGGCATGTTCGCGCAGAATGGCTACGCCAGCCACACTCCTGTCTCTGATGGCAAAAGCGTCTTCGCCTTCTTCGGCAAGTCCGGTGTTCATGCCTTCGATCTCGACGGCAAACCGCTCTGGCAGGCCGAGGTGGGAGATTGGGACGACCGTCGCGGCTGGGGCACCGCCTCCAGTCCTGTGATACACGGTGATGTGTTGATCGTGCCCGCCGTCATCGAAAGCCAGGCGATGTTCGGCTTCGATAAAAACACCGGCAAACAACTTTGGAAAGCGCCCTCCGAAGGCTTCGCCAGCACTTGGGGCAGCCCTGTCGTTGCCGGCACCGATCTTGTCATCGCCGTGCCCGGCGAAGTCTGGGGCTTCAACCCCGAGAGTGGCAAGCTGCGCTGGTATGCGCAGGGATTGCAAAGTGACTCCGTCTGCAACAGCGTCGTCACCGACGGCACCACCGTCTTCGCCATGGGCGAACGCGGCGGCGGCTCCGTCGCCATCAAGGCCGGTGGCAAAGGCGATGTCAGCGCCACGCACACCCTCTGGACCGGCTCCAACGGCTCCCGCATCGCCACGCCCGTCCTGTGGGAAGGCCGCCTCTACTGGATCAGCAGTTCACTCGCGGTGTGTCGCGATGCCAAGACCGGCGCGGAAATCTACAACGAGCGCATTGAGTCCACCGGCGGTGGCAACACTGCCTCCACCAATCGTCCTGACGGCAATCAAGGCGGCTTCGGTGGTGGCGGTGGACGCCGTGGCGGTGGCGGCGATTACTCCTCACCCGTCGCTGCGAATGGCCATCTCTACCAAGTCACCCGCCGTGGCGAAGTCCTCGTCCTCAAACTCGGCCCCACCTTCCAGCTCGTCGCCCGCAACCGCATCGAAGGCGACACCTCCGACCACAGCTCCACCCCCGCCCTCAGCAACGGTCAGATCTTCCTCCGCTCCTCCCGCACGCTCTACTGCATCGGCGAGTGA
- a CDS encoding PfkB family carbohydrate kinase, which produces MSVVIAGTVALDNVKTPQDSQENLLGGSASYAALAASVFCQPIHLVGVIGHDFPKPHLDMLAARGITLDGLERSSGESFTWSGEYHNDMNSRTTHKVALNVLENWQPKLPAAARQAKVAVAANMSPDNQMQMLDQVEADFVTADTMDLWINIANERLHDVLKRIDLLVINDGEAKEFAGTTNLVDAGRRLQAKGPRFVIVKRGEHGSFLFGEKKEDFFACSAYPLHSVFDPTGAGDSFLGGLSGWLAANGKTKPTFEDLKTAVVHGSVTASYTCEAFSTHKLQTVTKADIAARIAELRSFTAFA; this is translated from the coding sequence ATGTCAGTCGTCATCGCCGGAACCGTCGCCCTAGACAATGTCAAAACCCCGCAGGATTCGCAGGAAAACCTGCTCGGTGGTTCCGCCAGCTACGCGGCGCTGGCCGCCAGCGTCTTCTGCCAGCCGATTCATCTCGTCGGCGTCATCGGCCATGACTTTCCCAAACCGCATCTCGACATGCTGGCCGCACGCGGCATCACGTTGGATGGCCTGGAGCGCAGCTCGGGTGAATCCTTCACCTGGAGCGGTGAATACCACAACGACATGAACAGCCGCACCACGCACAAGGTGGCGCTCAACGTGCTCGAAAACTGGCAGCCCAAGCTCCCCGCCGCCGCCCGTCAGGCCAAGGTGGCCGTGGCCGCAAACATGAGCCCCGACAACCAGATGCAGATGCTCGACCAGGTCGAAGCCGACTTCGTCACCGCCGACACGATGGATCTCTGGATCAACATCGCCAACGAGCGCCTGCACGACGTGCTCAAGCGCATCGACCTGCTCGTCATCAACGACGGCGAGGCGAAGGAATTTGCCGGCACGACCAATCTCGTCGATGCAGGCCGCCGTTTGCAGGCCAAGGGACCGCGTTTTGTCATCGTGAAACGTGGCGAGCACGGCAGCTTCCTGTTTGGCGAGAAGAAGGAAGACTTCTTCGCCTGCTCCGCCTACCCGCTGCACAGCGTGTTTGACCCGACGGGTGCTGGCGACTCCTTCCTCGGCGGTTTGTCCGGCTGGCTGGCCGCGAACGGCAAGACGAAGCCAACGTTTGAAGATTTGAAGACCGCCGTCGTTCACGGCAGCGTCACCGCCAGCTACACCTGCGAAGCGTTCAGCACGCACAAGCTGCAAACGGTCACCAAGGCCGACATCGCGGCACGTATTGCGGAACTGCGGAGCTTCACGGCATTTGCATAA
- a CDS encoding ABC transporter ATP-binding protein gives MAEERASKKLWDRAAWKDAGFFLTYLRPHYNVFIPALIALAITGGMTIIFIKELAALAGKGIGGASGPQWMAELNHSAWFLVGIVAMQAFIAFFRILLFAKASERALAALRLDTFSRIIRLPMTTLNQRRVGELASRLANDVEAMRETLVVTIPMLIRHTVMLSLCLVLILNMSVKLSLFMVGTIPVVIVMIAIFGTRIRKLTKKAQDNLAASQVVVDESLQSIVSVKAFRNEAYEMARYDKNLGEYLRTVLRAAIPRASFIAFIIFAFSVALILVTWFAMRMLNDGGIGKEELTQFAGLSGMIAASFMQFPELITQLQRSLGATERVREILRDETEPDDTAGASKMRFKGEIEMHGVSFAYPTRAEAVVLRDFDLSAKAGQRIALVGPSGSGKSTSVSLLFRFYEPTTGEILIDGQPIRDMSLTTLRRNLALVPQEVLLFGGSIKENIAYGKPEASEEEIISAAKKANAHDFIVGLTEGYQTLVGDRGAQLSGGQRQRIAIARAILADPAILILDEATSSLDAESERLVQDALDKLMENRTSIIIAHRLSTVRRCDQILVMSGGAILERGTHDELVAKPGSLYGSLAKLQLE, from the coding sequence ATGGCTGAAGAACGAGCGAGTAAAAAACTGTGGGACCGCGCGGCATGGAAAGACGCGGGCTTTTTCCTGACCTACCTGCGTCCGCACTACAACGTGTTCATCCCGGCGCTCATCGCGCTGGCGATCACGGGCGGGATGACGATCATTTTCATCAAGGAACTGGCGGCCCTGGCCGGAAAAGGCATCGGCGGAGCCTCCGGGCCGCAATGGATGGCCGAACTCAATCACAGCGCGTGGTTTCTCGTGGGCATCGTGGCTATGCAGGCGTTCATCGCCTTCTTCCGTATCCTGCTGTTTGCCAAAGCCTCTGAACGCGCCCTGGCAGCGTTGCGGCTCGACACCTTCAGCCGCATCATTCGTCTGCCAATGACGACGCTGAACCAGCGTCGTGTCGGTGAGCTGGCCTCGCGCCTCGCGAACGATGTCGAAGCGATGCGTGAGACGCTGGTGGTGACGATTCCGATGCTGATCCGGCACACAGTGATGCTGTCGCTGTGCCTCGTGCTCATCCTGAACATGTCGGTGAAGCTGTCGCTGTTCATGGTCGGCACGATTCCCGTGGTGATTGTGATGATCGCCATCTTTGGCACCCGCATTCGCAAACTGACCAAGAAAGCGCAGGACAACCTCGCGGCCTCGCAGGTCGTGGTGGACGAGAGCCTGCAAAGCATCGTGAGCGTGAAGGCCTTCCGCAACGAAGCTTATGAAATGGCCCGTTATGACAAAAACCTCGGCGAATACCTGCGCACGGTGCTTCGTGCGGCGATTCCACGCGCGTCCTTCATCGCCTTCATCATCTTCGCGTTCAGCGTGGCCTTGATTCTGGTGACGTGGTTCGCCATGCGCATGCTGAATGACGGCGGCATCGGCAAAGAGGAGCTGACTCAGTTTGCAGGTCTCAGCGGCATGATCGCGGCTTCGTTCATGCAGTTTCCCGAATTGATCACGCAGCTTCAACGCTCCCTCGGCGCCACCGAACGCGTGCGCGAGATTCTGCGGGATGAAACGGAGCCGGATGACACCGCCGGAGCCTCGAAGATGCGCTTCAAGGGCGAGATCGAGATGCACGGCGTCAGTTTCGCCTATCCGACGCGGGCCGAAGCCGTGGTGCTGCGAGATTTTGATCTCAGCGCCAAGGCCGGCCAGCGCATCGCGCTCGTGGGGCCGAGTGGTTCGGGCAAATCGACGAGTGTGTCGCTGCTGTTCCGCTTCTACGAGCCAACAACGGGAGAAATCCTCATCGACGGGCAACCGATCCGTGACATGTCGCTCACCACGTTGCGGCGCAACCTCGCGCTGGTGCCGCAGGAGGTGCTGTTGTTTGGCGGCAGCATCAAAGAAAACATCGCCTACGGCAAACCAGAGGCCTCGGAGGAGGAGATCATCAGCGCCGCGAAGAAGGCGAACGCGCATGATTTCATCGTCGGACTCACGGAGGGTTATCAAACGCTCGTCGGAGATCGCGGCGCGCAGCTTTCCGGCGGTCAGCGCCAGCGCATCGCCATCGCGCGCGCCATTCTCGCCGATCCGGCCATCTTGATCCTCGATGAAGCCACCAGCAGCCTCGACGCTGAAAGCGAGCGCCTTGTGCAGGACGCGCTCGACAAGCTGATGGAAAATCGCACCAGCATCATCATCGCCCATCGCCTCAGCACCGTGCGTCGCTGCGATCAAATCCTCGTCATGTCCGGCGGAGCGATCCTCGAACGCGGCACACACGACGAACTCGTGGCGAAGCCGGGCAGCCTGTATGGCTCGCTGGCGAAGCTGCAGTTGGAGTGA
- the menB gene encoding 1,4-dihydroxy-2-naphthoyl-CoA synthase produces the protein MWQTIKIFKDIKLEKTSDGIAKITINRPKVRNAFRPLTVKEMLEAFEIVHEDREVGVVILCGEGPLAFCSGGDQKVRGDAGYIGEDGVPRLNILDVQRKIRTIPKPVVAMVAGYAIGGGHVLHVVCDLTIAADNARFGQTGPKVGSFDGGLGSSYLARIVGQKKAREIWYLCRQYDAKQAQEMGLVNTVVPLDQLEEETLKWCREMLQHSPLALRCLKSALNADCDGQMGLLDLAGNATLLYYMSEEGKEGKNAFIEKRKPDFSKFPRVP, from the coding sequence ATGTGGCAGACCATCAAAATTTTCAAAGACATCAAGCTGGAGAAAACCAGCGATGGCATCGCCAAGATCACCATCAACCGGCCCAAGGTGCGCAACGCCTTCCGGCCGCTGACCGTGAAGGAGATGTTGGAGGCGTTTGAAATCGTGCATGAGGACCGTGAGGTCGGCGTGGTCATCCTCTGCGGCGAAGGTCCCCTCGCCTTCTGCTCCGGTGGCGACCAGAAAGTGCGTGGCGATGCCGGCTACATCGGCGAAGACGGCGTGCCGCGGCTGAACATCCTTGATGTGCAGCGGAAGATCCGCACGATTCCCAAGCCGGTGGTGGCGATGGTGGCCGGTTACGCCATCGGTGGCGGCCACGTGCTGCATGTCGTCTGCGATTTGACTATCGCGGCGGACAACGCCCGCTTTGGCCAGACCGGGCCTAAAGTCGGCAGCTTCGACGGCGGCCTCGGTTCCAGTTACCTCGCCCGCATTGTGGGCCAGAAGAAAGCGCGTGAGATCTGGTATCTCTGCCGCCAGTATGATGCCAAGCAGGCGCAGGAGATGGGGCTCGTGAACACCGTCGTTCCGCTCGACCAACTCGAAGAAGAAACCCTCAAATGGTGCCGCGAGATGCTCCAGCATTCGCCACTGGCCCTGCGCTGCCTCAAATCCGCCCTCAACGCTGATTGCGACGGCCAGATGGGACTGCTCGATCTCGCTGGCAACGCCACGCTGCTCTACTACATGAGCGAAGAAGGCAAAGAAGGCAAAAACGCCTTCATCGAGAAGCGGAAACCCGACTTCTCCAAGTTCCCGCGAGTGCCTTGA
- a CDS encoding PEP-CTERM sorting domain-containing protein (PEP-CTERM proteins occur, often in large numbers, in the proteomes of bacteria that also encode an exosortase, a predicted intramembrane cysteine proteinase. The presence of a PEP-CTERM domain at a protein's C-terminus predicts cleavage within the sorting domain, followed by covalent anchoring to some some component of the (usually Gram-negative) cell surface. Many PEP-CTERM proteins exhibit an unusual sequence composition that includes large numbers of potential glycosylation sites. Expression of one such protein has been shown restore the ability of a bacterium to form floc, a type of biofilm.): MPFTANFDLDNATLAPEPSRAMLLLVSLVCLKLHRRREVTAGTGRASI, from the coding sequence ATGCCGTTCACCGCGAACTTCGATCTGGACAACGCCACGCTCGCTCCCGAACCCTCACGCGCCATGCTGCTGCTGGTGAGTCTGGTGTGTTTGAAACTCCATCGTCGCCGCGAAGTGACAGCGGGAACAGGTCGGGCGTCGATTTGA
- a CDS encoding ABC transporter permease, translating into MLRLALKMLFGDTAKYLMLVAGLAVATFLMAQQTAVFCGLMSWTKSTLRNVPAPIWVVEEKVEQVNETNPLLDTDVARVRSVGSVAWASPIYSGIQRVRLENGNFKIIQLIGIDANTLAGAPAKMLQGDLMQLRLPHSVIIDDLGVQRLAKKRGDKVKLGDVFEINDQEARVVGIADAVTSFTGGPYVWTTYERALQYVPAQRKMLQAVICAPRDGVSLEQAIADIRRETGLKAFINREASFGEFMDQTGEKPTTNFNVSTVWWYVKNTGIPISFGTTVIIGLLVGMAVSCQTFYSFVLENMRHLGALKAMGASNGILCLMLIVQAFTVGIIGYGIGLLGTAGFAFGALKNEQPPFYMPEFVPFAVLAVVLSICMLAALLGIWRVSKLEPAMVFRS; encoded by the coding sequence ATGCTCCGCCTCGCCCTGAAAATGCTGTTTGGTGACACGGCGAAGTACCTGATGCTCGTCGCAGGGCTGGCGGTGGCGACGTTTTTGATGGCGCAGCAGACAGCGGTGTTTTGCGGGCTGATGAGCTGGACGAAATCAACCCTGCGCAACGTTCCGGCACCAATCTGGGTGGTGGAGGAGAAGGTGGAGCAGGTGAACGAGACGAATCCGCTGCTGGACACCGACGTGGCGCGCGTGCGCAGCGTGGGCAGCGTGGCCTGGGCCTCACCGATTTATTCGGGCATCCAGCGCGTGCGATTGGAGAATGGAAATTTCAAGATCATCCAGCTCATCGGCATCGACGCGAACACGCTGGCCGGTGCGCCGGCGAAGATGCTGCAAGGCGATCTGATGCAACTGCGGCTGCCACATTCGGTGATCATCGACGACCTTGGCGTGCAACGACTCGCGAAGAAGCGTGGCGACAAGGTGAAGCTCGGCGATGTGTTCGAGATCAACGACCAGGAAGCGCGGGTGGTGGGCATCGCCGACGCGGTGACCTCCTTCACCGGCGGGCCGTATGTGTGGACGACGTATGAACGCGCGCTGCAATACGTCCCGGCGCAGCGCAAGATGCTCCAGGCGGTGATCTGCGCCCCGCGTGACGGTGTGAGCCTGGAGCAGGCCATCGCAGACATCCGGCGGGAGACGGGCCTGAAGGCCTTCATCAACCGCGAGGCCAGCTTTGGCGAGTTCATGGATCAAACAGGTGAGAAGCCGACAACCAACTTCAACGTCTCGACGGTGTGGTGGTATGTGAAGAACACCGGCATCCCGATTTCCTTCGGCACCACGGTGATCATCGGCCTGCTGGTGGGCATGGCGGTGAGCTGCCAGACATTTTACTCCTTCGTGCTGGAGAACATGCGGCATCTCGGCGCTTTGAAAGCCATGGGAGCCTCGAATGGCATCTTGTGCCTGATGCTGATCGTGCAAGCCTTCACCGTGGGCATCATCGGCTACGGCATCGGCCTGCTGGGTACGGCGGGATTCGCGTTTGGCGCGCTGAAGAACGAGCAACCGCCGTTTTACATGCCGGAATTCGTGCCATTCGCGGTATTGGCGGTCGTTTTGAGCATCTGCATGCTGGCCGCGCTGCTGGGCATCTGGCGCGTGAGCAAACTGGAACCCGCGATGGTGTTTAGAAGCTGA